Genomic DNA from Oncorhynchus clarkii lewisi isolate Uvic-CL-2024 chromosome 28, UVic_Ocla_1.0, whole genome shotgun sequence:
TATTTCAATAATAAATTACTCAATGTTCATcacatttgcagatgacacttATGAGCAGACTATAGAGCCAAACCAACATGAAGTGTATGCAGAAGTGGGTAGTAATGTTCTTCTTTCCTGCAACTACTCCTCAGCAGACAGTCTACTATGGTATAAACAGTCTCCAGGATCAGCTCCCCGATACATTCTGCTCATCCTGGACTCCACTGGGACTGAACATAGAGCTGATTCTCTTGACTCTCGCTTCTCTGGTAAACTGAACAAAGAGAAGACCCGTGTGGATCTGGAGAACTCCTCTGCTGAAGTGACAGACTCTGCTCTGTACTACTGTGCTCTGAGGCCAACAGTGACAGGAAACCCAGAAACACTTTACAACAACCTAAAATCATCTGAGAGTGTATTTCTACTCTGTAGTCCCAAGTTTCATTTGACAACAGTTCCATCAAGTGGAGTCAACATGCACCCATTCTATTGTGTCAAGAGGAGGAGCTTAGTGTTACATATAACATGTAATGAGTGGAACTGATTCACCCAGAGAGTGAATGTTCCAGGAGAAGATCATTAGAGAAGTCTctgtttaacttctttgggactggggggcagtattgagtagattggataaaaaggtgcctagagtaaactgcctcctactctgtcccagatgctgatatatgcatattattatgagtattggatagaaaacactcggaagcttctaaaactgtttgaatgatgtctgtgagtataacaataCTCATATGTCAGACAAAAACCTGAGGAGAGATCGATTTTCAAAACAGTGCCTATTCAAATTCCTGATAGTTATGGATGTgcttgcacttcctatggcttccactagatgtcacagTCATTAGATCCTAGTTttaggattctactataaaggaggggctcatgagacctcttttagtgagtggtctggcagagagccttggtctcatgactcGCGGTCACGAGACCCTACGCTCTCGTTCCAATGCTTTTCTTCATACAATGAAATTCCCctgttggaaccttattgatgatttaaGTTTAAAACATCCTTTAAGACTGCTTGCATtcatcatttgacttgtttctacgacctgtaccggaactttttgagtttttgtctggaggaaGTGCTCGCTCTTCATGAAGATGGCTTACTGGGctgaacaagctaacaacaagtggcaaaATTATgggctttatggaactttatggaacaaatcagtcatatATTGTCAAAcagggattcctgggagtgccttctgatgaagaacatcaaaggtaagtgaatatttatattgTTTTTTCTAACtaatgttaacctgttgcgacgaccaaacccggatccgggattctatttatagacctaagctcattaccataacgcaacgttaactattcatgaaaatcgcaaatgaaatgaaataaatatgctatctctcaagcttagccttttgttaacaacactgtcatctcagattttcaaaatatgcttttcaaccataggaaaacaatcatttgtgtaacagtagctagctagcgtagcatttagcattagcattagcgttagcaattagcaggcaactatcacaaaaacaagtaaggccttcaaataaaataacttacctttgaagaacttctgatgttttcaatgaggagactctcagttagatagcagatgctcagtttttccaaaaagattctttgtgtattagaaatagctccgttttttacatcacatttggctaccaaaaaataaataaaaaattcagccctcaaaacgcgaacttttttccaaattaactccataatatcgattgaaacatggcaaacgtggtttagaatcaatcctcaaggtgtttttccacatatctcttcgatgatatatccttcgtggaagcctggtttctccttgctctcaaatggaaaaataattgcacctggctttgcgctccaatttcgatgcagggacaccaggcggacacttggaaaatgtagtctcttatggtcaatcttccaatgatatgcctacaaatacgtcacaatgctgcaaacaccttggggaaacgacagaaagtgtaggctcattccttgcgcaatcacagccatataaggagacaatggaaaacagagcttcagagattctgttcatttcctggttgacgtatcatcttggtttcgcctgtagaatgagttctggggcacttacagacaatatctttgcagattctgaaacttcagagtgttttctttccaaaacggtcaataatatgcatagtcgagcatcttttcgtgacaaaatattgcgcttaaaacgggaacgttttttatccaaaaatgaaatagcgcccctagagatccaagaggttaactcCAAGAtagcggatattcctctggctgttttgggttctgagcgacGTTCTTAGATTATGCTTTtacgtaaagttttttttaaatctgacacagcggttgcatagaggataAGTCTATctttctgtgaataacacttgcatcttttatcaatgtttattatgagtatttctgggaAAATCAACAGATGTTTTGggatcaaaacattactgcacgtaacgcgccaatgtaaactgagatttttggaaaTAATAttaacattatcgaacaaaacatacttgtattgtgtaacatgatgtcctatgagtgtcatctgatgaagatcatcaaaggttagtgattcatttgatctttatttctgctttttgtgactgctatctttggctggaaaaatggctgtgtttttttgacttggcaatgagctaacataatcatatgttgtgctttcgctgtaaatcattGTTGAAATCGGACaccatgggtagattaacaagatgtttatatttcatttactgtattggacttgttaatgtcctgccttttcagcggaatgttgtcgtggggttccgctagcgggaCATCTTTTCCTTTCACCGCGCAACTTAGAGGTACCCAGAGTcatggcttcattgctccagaccaccacaagggggagttagagcactcattatgcatttgggtcccaaggtttttatatgaccaatcatatcgagtggttccaatgacaaaTGTTGATGCGAGCCACCCGTGTTCTGGTGACGCTCTTTCACAAAGATGGCTCACAAAACATTACGGCGGAACCAAATGTAAGCTGTTATCACGTCATAAAGAGTCAAGCAAAACAtctacaattgagaggaatacgTTAGACCCTCTGTGGGATCGTGTCCCGCTAGGGTGCCACtatgacaacatccggtgaaattgcagagcacaaAATTCAGAATACAAAAATCGTAAccttaaacattcatgaaaatacaagtgatTTACATATTTTAAAAGCGTAACTTCTTGATAATTCAAACGCGTTGTCAAATTTCAAAAAGTCTTTAtgacaaaagcataccatgcaattatctgaggacatcgcatcacatcaaaatactttttcaaacAAGCACAGGTGTCACAAAATCccaaatagcaataaaataaatcacttacctttgaagatcttcctctgtttgcaatcccaaggggccctgctacacaatgaatggttgtttttttcgataaagtccttcttttatatcccaaaaaagtcagtttaatTGGCGcacttgattcagtaatccacccgtttccctcgttcaaaatgcatacaaaagaatcccaaaagttaccaataaacttcgtccaaacaagtcaaacaacgtttctaatcaatcctcaggtactctaatatctaaataaactaTACAATtgaagacggagaatagtatgttcaatagggaagataaataacgaagagcgCGTACCTCAGTCACGCATGCAACAAGACTACTTTTCTGATGAGGGACACCTTGGAAAAACTAATACTTgttaatttttcaaaaaacaagcctgaaaccctttacattatttttacagttttagaaacatcagtgtgtgttttctatccaatgctcccaattatatgcatatcctagcttctgggcctgagtaacaggcagtttactttaggCACGTCATTCATCCGAACTACCGAACACAGCCCCCGAGCTTTTTAATaagaaccacatagcatatcattacagcagtatgtacctaTTTGTTAGCTAGTTACCTAACGTTAGTAGTTATGCATCAAACTCGCCAGCATTTTAACTATAGCCTATGTAACTAACCAACGtctattgacttgattattctcgtcattcttagcttagctaaatggtattgTTGTTGTGCTTTCACAATGGACATTCAGGTGCTTTTGTAAATTCGCTATGGCTATTTTTAGGCTGGACAATAGAATGAATCAAAATTCACTCAAGGCTGAACACTCaaggctgaaaaacagcttaaGAACTTTGACTAAACTAGAACAATAGCGTGAGCCCATATCAAATTTATGGAATCAAACGTTTGCAGAGCCTGTTTGACTGGAGTGATTCCATTAAAATGTATCCCTTTTCattttaccactacaatctgttCGTCGGACAAAACTGGAAAAAAACAACTTGTGTAGAAAGTAAATATCCGCACTTCGATGGTGTCAACTGTGTTTATGTCACCGTACTGAAAAAGTAGGGAAAAAAGAAAGACTTTTTCTGGTCTAGCGATCGATGACAAACGAGCTCACTGCGAAGACTTACAAAATTACAAAGAGGAGATTATCCtgatttaaaatggtgcctatgtaacagttttgcttccgtccctctcttcgcccctacctgggctcgagccagggaccctctgcacacatagacaacagccacactcgaagcatcttcacccattgctccacaaaatccacggcccttgcagagaaagggaacaactacttcaaggtctcagagcgagtgacgtcaccgattgaaatgctattagcgcacaccccgctaactggCTAGCCATTTTACGGTTACACCCGAATTGAAAAAAACGAAATATACACAGTGAGATATTTGGCGAAATAGACCCGCATGCCTCTCCATATGAAAACAATGGGGGGAGCTCAGCGTTCCAAGGgcaaattttttgggggggctagCATTTGATGACAACTGAGCTAGCTGCAGAGGCTTACATAATTAGAAAGAGAAGATTCTcatgaaaaaaaaatcacattgcaAGATATTTGGCGAAATAGACATACATGCCGACATTTCCCCTATAGGAAACAATGGGAAGAATACAGAGTTCCAATATTATTTGTGTTGTTTACATGTTAACTATGAAACAACGTGAGCAggtctcattgccaacaatagcGAAGCAGGCATTGTGACGTTGACCAATAAGCTGGTATTAGAACGTTTGGAAGGCAGGTTGGTGCCACGGTGCTCAATAGAATTAATAGAAGCTGGCAGAGTGAAAATGCACTAAAATAAGGCTGTTTTTTCACGATTACTTCAAAACGATGGCAAGCAGCTGGGAAATATGGtcatattatgaaactgggctccacAGCGGATGCAATTAACTCATTTTTATCAGAAAAGAACATTGTTAAAAATGTCATTTTTTCCAGCATACTATCTACGCAGATTTCAGAACACTCttgtctgagtgtaccagagggCAGAATAATTACTTTATGAGCGCTCCACACCCATTTAATATGGCCGGTGTCAATTAAAATGCACTGCGACTGGATTATCCCTGTCGTTTCTCCCAATGGAACTTTTATGTTCACTGATCCTCTGTTTGAGAGAACGAGAGGTTTTATCTACATAGCACagcccacatggacatttaataatgtagataacatgggtggtggAGCACGTAATACGTTCATTTATTTGGAAATGTTTTCCTGAATGTGGGTGGCAGAAATATTCAAACATATTTGGAAGCTACCATTTGGATGAGGGCATAAAATAGCCTGGCTGATTTTCAATTGCGGCTCGCAGTTGGCATGGACCAATGTATTGCGTCAATTGCGACCTCTCCTATATACAATAAGTGGTGGATTCCTAAATTCAGCAGGCAAAGCTGGGTCagatgacaaaacatgccagtgtttcttgatgtagttgtgaacattactgagtgttctttagctttagcgGGTCTTTTTTGTAGCGGTTCATCTTGTGTTTTCCTCAAAGCAAAATTAAGAGCTTCATCCACACATTGTGGAAAATAGACTCCAATTAGAAACCTATTGCGCATAACCGCTGCTTTTTTTCCAGACAGTACTCCGGAGCAGGTCTCCAATACCTTTATATATTAAAATCTAACAATAATCCATATAAGGTGAGAGGTGATCCACAAGACTTTAGACTGTCTGTTAATCTGAATGAAGAGAGAACCTGTGTGGATCTGGAGATCTCCTCTACTGAAGTGACAGACTCTGCTCTGTACTACATTCCCTCCACCACCcaggggagggaatgagagatgcAGTATCACTGAAAAGAGGacaaatgagaggagaggggagggaaggagaggccaggagatgtgaggagaggagagattgagAATCTTTATAGCAACTGTACTTTGGGGTGGAGTTTGTAGGTGAACTAAACAGAAATGATCAACTGAAAACCTTGCAGATGAAGTTAGTTTGAAGTATTCAGCTTCTGTTGTACTATTAGTCAGTTTGACTCCCAACCCGAGCCATGTTGTTCATCTGTTCAATTATTATGTTCTCAGCAATAGGTAAGTTATGGCTTTCAAAGTAGTGTCATGTTTTCTGCTTAGAAAATTACAACAATAAACGtttatttcaataaaaaaattACTCAATCTTAATTTCTTCACATTTGCAGATGACACCTATGAGCAGACTATCGAGACAAACCAACATGAAGTGTATGCAGAAGTGGGTAGTAATGTTCTTCTTTCCTGCAACTACTCCTCAGCAGAAAGTCTACTATGGTATAAACAGTCTCCAGGATCAGCTCCCCAATACCTTCTGCTCATCCCGCACTACACTGGGACTGGACAGGGAGCTGATTCTCTTGACTCTCGCTTCTCTGGTAAACTGAACGAAGAGAGGACACGTGTGGATCTGGAGATCTCCTCTGCTGAAGTGACAGACTCTGCTCTGTACTACTGTGCTCTGAGACCCACAGTGACAGGAAACCTCAGAAACACAATACAAAAACTGATCCTCACGATACAAACACAGACAACCTGAATATGAGAACCCGAGAACCTGAGTCTGAATAGCTCTTAATAACTTCCATCCATTATATTCCCTTATTTTAATAGGAAAGTAATTTGCAAGTTCAACTGCCAGTGACCAGGCTTTACATTCAGAAATGAAATGAACATGTAATGAAAATCTGAATATTTTCAAATgactaaacattctaaacattctctCAAATAAATACCATTTATTCCATCTTTATAGTGATTTATTAAACCAAACCttcctcaccaccaccacacctcatTAAGAGCCATCACTGAATGGGTTTTATGTCATAGAGAAGAGATACAAATGATCCTGTTCAAACTGTACATACAGTGGCTATTTTAGTATGTAATTCTAGGTTGGGAAAACTCCCCAATTGCTTtgtagatgcatgccagcaaagctactacacaacactaaacaatcaTTTAATTGCACCATAACTGTGATAAgaagtgcccacaaactgtttggGCCTACATAAGCTTGATGTATTCTGCTTCGGTATGATGGAACCTTCTCTCTCATTGGTTCTATCtaaattaatatatatttttattatcaCTCACTTTATACTTTTTTATCTTCCAGAGTGCACAGCAGTCCATGTCCAACAGCAACCAGGAAGTGTGATTGCTACAGAAGGAGGATTGGTGACACGGAGttgtcaatataccaccactggaGCTAATAATATTCAATATCTCTATTGGTACAAACAAGAAGCAAACGATTTCCCTACATATATGCTGAGAAGTTATTCTATTGGATCTGGAGGCAATGCTATAGGGTTCAAGGAGAGATTCATTGCAAGTCTAAACGCAAAGACACAATCAGTCCCTTTGACGATCCAGAGGTTGCATCTGTCCAACTCTGATCTGTACTACTGTGCCCTGGAGCCCAAAGTGACAGGAACTCTGCCAACACTGTTCAAAAACTGCTATCTATTCAAGAGGAGGAGCTAAACTAAGCAGACCACATGGGGATATAATTTAGTCTGTCACAGGGGAGTGGTACCTCAGTGTTACTGGGAGAGCTGCTGAACTTCAACCATCATGTTCCTCTATCCACTGTTATTAATTTCTGCACTTGTTGGTGAGTTTTCTCAACATTCATTATAGCCACTGTTGAAACAAGGTTCAAAATTAAAGAGTAACactgtggggtggcaggtagcttagcagttagagtgttgggccagtaactgaaaggttgcggagtcgaatccctgagctgacaaggtaaacatctgttgttctgtctctgaacaaggcagttaattaaCTCACTGTTGCCAGTTAgactgttattgtaaataagaatttggtcttgACAAGAAaaaggtccaattcacacacatcTCTGATCTGCCAGACTCACCCAACACACATGCTTTCTTTGTACATTACTGTTATGGATACAGgtattctctctgtgtgtgtgtgtttcttttctctccttctcccctcctcacaggtggcaatcatcattccccaatcagtcaacatgcagtcatcaatcagaagacacacctagACTGCCGggccaaagggattcgtaacaattACGTTGGAGTGTTCTCCTAGCTATCTGTATATTATAATAATTGTGccgtttgcttaatataagtaatctgaaattatatatatatatatatatatatatatatactttttaaaataaaaaatacaaaacttttgatacttaagtatattttagcaattacatttacttttaaataaaaataaatacttttagacttttactcaaatagtattttactgggagACTTTCACTTGTTTCATGTTCTATTAATTTCctatttctttacttttactcaagaatgacaattgggtactttttccaccactgtcactgaaagattagtggaatctgtgtgggtagctggacaggtaggatgactgacagtgaaggtgaacagttcaggtgacagaggaatggatgagactgaggcaggaattcctttaaccataaagtggtatatttactgagtagtgtagattcatggacgcacagaacttctggatcagatggagttaaggaagagaatgCAGCGAGATCAGCGAGATCAGGCaatggcaatttcctccttttatggagttgagatctgtctgacatttccacctgacctaattaaagcgcccctggcccagctgagtaagtggcaatgaattaaaggattattcctccaactccatgggccttttctacagccACCCCGGAAATGTGTTAAATTCCACACTCCTCAAAAAAGGCTCATTGCTCCCCGGCCTCTGTCATCTCAGGGAGAGGAATTAGTCGGGCAACTGGCCGGATATATGTCCGGTTCTTCACCTTGATCTCCACTGATCTAACACGACCATCGGTCCCAGGCATGATCTTAGTGATACTTCCCACCGGCCAGGAAGCTCGAGGCAACTGAGGGTCCACCATCATTTCTACTTGGCCAGTTTCCAGGCTGGCCATTTCTCTCTGCCATTTCCCTCTGTGCTGTAGACTTGGTAGGTAATCCCGAATTAATCGGGCCCAAAAATGGTCAGCTAAGATCTGGCTGTGTCGCCACCGTCGTCTGCCAATGAGGTTGGTATCAGCATACATGGCTTGAGGAAGTGACCGTTTTCCCTTCCACCTCATTTAGGACGGTTCTCAAGACAGTTTCAGTGACAGTTTGGTCCCCCAGGACGACTTGTAAGGCCATCTTTACAGATTTGATCTCTCGCCCCCATGTTCCTCCAAAATGAGGAGCTCCTGGAGGGTTAAATTTGAATGAGATATGTTGGTCCATCAGCTGATCCTGGAGGCTGGGTTCCATGGCTTGGAATGCTTCCTCCAACCTGGCTTCTCCTGCCTTGAAGTTCGTACCTCTGTCAGCCAGGATCTCGTAGGGTTTCCCCCGTCGGGAGATAAACCACCATAGGGCCATGAGGAAGGCTTCAGTATCCAAACTCTCCAGTAGGTCTAGGTGGACACATCTGGTTGTCAAACACTTGAAAAGAATGCCCCAGCGCTTTTCCACATGACGACCTAGCTTGATCATCAAGGGGCCAAAGCAATCTACTCCTGTTTACCAGAAGGGTGGTTTAAGGAGGCGAAGCGAGCAGGGGGTAAATCTGCCATTTTGGGCACCGTGGCTCCGACCCGCCATCTCTGACATTCTACGCAGGCGTATTGGTGCTTACGAATGGCTCCTCATCCTCCAATTATCCAGTACTTCCACCTCATCTCCCCATAGACCCTCTCTGGCCCTGGGTGGAGAAGCCTCTCATCATAACTCTTGATGAGGAGCCTGGTAAGAGGGTGTCTGGAATCAAGGATAATTGGGTAGATAGCATCTGGGTCCAAAACTTCTGCTTGGCGCAGCCTCCCTCCGACTCTGATCATGCCAAGGATTGCATCATATTCTGGGGCAAGAGAAAGAAGACGGCTGTCCTCAGCCACTTCCCTACCGCCTTTCAGAGCTTTTAACTCCTCAGGGAAGCTAACTGCTTGTGCTTGCTGGAGGAGTAGTGTCTCTGCCGCGAGGGAGGTGGGTATCGAAGCCACCCCATCTGAGGTCTGGTTTGTGGCGGCGATCAGCTCCGGCAGTGTTTGGGATTGTGCTAGGTCAGGGAGAGCCGTTGTTGGTTCCGTAGAGATGCTGTAGCATTGGGCAGACTTCCTTAACTCATGAGCTTCAGTTGGTTGCAGAGGGGCCGCACGCCTGGGGGCTGTCGGCCACTCGTTCTCTGGTTGAGACAAGAATGGTGGTCCCAAGCTCCAGCGATGGGGTTGAGCCAAATCCTTAAGGGTTTTACCGCGAGTAACGTCATCAGCAGGATTGTTTATGCTATCAACATACCTCCAGTCTTGGACTTCTGTTAGGTCTTGGATTTCCGCAATGCGAGTTCCGACAAACACCTTATACCTGCAGGACTCCGACTTGAGCCAGGTCAATACAGTGGTCGAATCACTCCAGTAGATGACCATTTGGATTGGCAAGGTGAGCTCGGCTCGCAAGGTAGAGGCCAACTGGGCTCCGGAAAGGGCAGCACTGAGTTCCAGCCTAGGCAGTGACAACTGCTTCTTGGGTGCGACCCTGGACCTGGCCATGACAAAGGAGACATGGTGTGGCTTGCCTTATTCTCCACTCTTAGATAGGAAACCACCCCATATGCTCGCTCCGAAGCGTCACAGAACACATCCCAGTTGGTCAACACATCTTGGCATTTGGACTTCAGAGAGCTCCGATAACTCTGTTTCCCCAACAGATCCATCGTTCCACTAAGTCAGCCGGGTGGATCGGttcatcccagtctctctttgTCTGCCACAGGTCCTGGACTTTGGCCCGGGTTGTGTATGGCAGGATATACCCAAGGGGATCGTATTGACTGGCCAGGGTCCGATAGATGGTGCGCAGAGTGGGGGTTTTGGTACTCATGGCTGAGCGGTGCTTGTACCCAAGGGTATCTGGTATGCAGCTCCATCTCAGTCCTAGAGTGGGCTCTTGTGGGTTAGCGCCAGACTGCGATAGCCATGGATCACTGCGACTGGACCTAGCTTGTGGCGGGAGGTGCTGGATAACCTCCACTCTGTTACTAGCCCACTGTCGGACCTCAAATCCCCCTTTGGACAGGAGATTCCGTACTTTATCAAGGAGTGCTTTCACTTCAGCCGTGGATGGGATGCTCTGTAAGCAGTTATCCACATAGAAGGCATTTTCCACTTATTCCCATACCTCTGGGTCACTGTCTGGGTG
This window encodes:
- the LOC139386721 gene encoding T cell receptor alpha chain MC.7.G5-like, which gives rise to MEGSSVTLSCNYSGSVDYLQWYRQYPRSAPQFLPMLFIWSLIMFSVIDDTYEQTIEPNQHEVYAEVGSNVLLSCNYSSADSLLWYKQSPGSAPRYILLILDSTGTEHRADSLDSRFSGKLNKEKTRVDLENSSAEVTDSALYYCALRPTVTGNPETLYNNLKSSESSPGSAPQYLLLIPHYTGTGQGADSLDSRFSGKLNEERTRVDLEISSAEVTDSALYYCALRPTSAQQSMSNSNQEV